The genomic DNA GGGCGGTATCGGGTGCTCGGTAGTCGATCCATGTCTAATGGGGTACCCTACCGAGAGAGGAACATCCCGATGAGGGCTCGCCGCCGCGATGTGCTGCGAGACCCCGAACGGGGAGAGAAACCAATGAGCAACAACGACGACATCAACCCCGAATCGACCCTGTACACACTCTCGCGCCGGAAGGTCCTCGCGGGCATGGGCGCGGTCGGGCTCGCCTCGGCGGGCGCCGGTCTCGGCACCTCCGCGCTGTTCAGCGACACCGAGTCGTTCAACAACAACGTCCTGACGGCCGGGACGCTCAACCTGTTGGTCGACTACTACAGCTACTGGGACCAGGACATCCGCGGGATGGGCACCGTAAGCGGCACCGCCGACGGCCCGGCCGTCACCGCGATGCTGGACGACATGAAGCCCGGGGACGAGGGGCTGCTGGCCTTCTGTTTCCGAATCGACGACAACCCGGCCTACATCTGGCTCTGTGGCGAACTCGTCGAGAACGCGGAGAACGGCCAGAACGAGGCCGAGGAGAACCACTCCGACGACACCTCGCTCGACATCGGTGAGCTCGCCGACAGCATCGTGGTCGACGTCGACTACTGCGATGTCGCCGAGGACCTCGACGCGAACGGAACCGACGGGTTCGATCCCGGCGACGTGAGCAAGATCGCGGACGTGTTCGACGGCACGCTCGCGGAGTTCCTCGCCCTCGTCAACACCGGCGTTCCCCTCGACGGTGACGCGAGCGGCGGCGTCCTCGCGCCCGGCGATCAGGCCCCCTTCGACGGCCTCCGGGAGGAGGAGATCGACAACCCGTGCCTCTGCATCGAGTGGGAGATCCCCATCGAGGTGGGCAACGAGATCCAGTCCGACTCGCTGGTGTTCGACCTGGAGTTCTACGCCGAGCAGGCCCGCAACAACGACGGCACGAACAACCCCTGCGCCCCGAGCATCACGACCCGCACGGGCGAGGGCTTCGCCAAGCAGCAGGAGTTCGGCGGGGGCGTCGAGGCCTCCTTCGCACGCGGGCGCTACGGGAACAACGCTCCCCCGGCACCCTTCGAGGTCGGTATCGGCCTCCCGGGGAGCCCGACGCCGAACTGGCAGGACCAGGCGAACTACGTCTGGGACAGTGGCGTGACGGTCCCGTTCAGCTACTCGCAGGACGGCGCGGGGAACGGCAGCTTCACCCTGGACGGCGTGATGGTGAGCAGCGGCGCACTCCCCCCCGCCAACGGCAAGGTCGCCATCACGACGAAGGCGGACGAGGCCACCATCGACGTGGCGAACCTCGTGCTGGAGCTGGACGGGACCCCCGTCTCCCTTTCCGGCCCGGACGCGATCTCGGCCTCCAACGACGGCAGCGGCCGAGAGGTCACCTACCTGGTCTTCGACACCAACGTGGGCGACCTCGCGAACGGCTTCGAGGTCAGCGGCGACGTGACGGTCACGCTGCAGGGTGACTACTCCGGCAGCGACGAGGACGTGGCCTTCGACATCAGTGTCGAGTGAGTGAGACGACACTCCCCGAGGACTGCGATCCTCCTCTCGCAGCCGGCCGCGACACGCCCTGTGCGCGGCCACGCCCGGCCTGACGGTTCACGCGGACGACGGGTCCGCGCGGCGGTTCGACTCCGCCGGTCGGGCCTCCCCCCGACCCGATGAGAGGAAGGGGACCCCCACACCATGCCCGACAACGACAACCAACTGATCAACCTGACCCGGCGCCAGATGCTCGCCGGAGTGGGTGCGGTCGGCCTCGCCTCGGCGGGGGCCGGACTCGGTACGTCCGCGCTGTTCCGCGACACCGAGAGCTTCACCGGCAACTCCATCGTGGCCGGCGAGCTCGACCTCCTGGTCGACTGGCAGCAGCACTACGAGTACTTCGACGGCGGGATGAAGCACGTCTTCGTCAACGCCCACCCGGACCACGACGGCGACGGCGAGCAGTCCATCGAGGCCGACAACGACGCGGGGCAGCTCAAGTACAGCGACTTCCCGGACCCGAACGACCCCGAGAGCATCGGCGCGAACATCCCGGGCCTGGGATGTGGGAACATCCCGCCGCTCACCGAGGCCGCGTTCGGCGAGGACCCGTTCACCGGCGAGTCGATGGACACGCTCGTCCAGCTCCGCGACGTGAAGCCGGGCGACATGGGCGAGATCACCTTCTCGCTGCACCTCTGTGACAACCCGGGCTACATCTGGATGCAGGCCGGCAACGTCAGCCAGGACGGCGGTACCGCCACCGAGCCGGAGCTGATCGACGATCCCGACAACCTCGGGACCCTCGGCGACGCCATCCAGGCCACCCTCTGGTACGACGAGGACTGCGACAACGTCTACGACCCCGCCGAGCCGGCGGATATCATGCTGACGCTTGACTTCTCCGGCTCCATGCTGTACCGGCGGTTCGGCGGCGTCGTCAGCGAAGCCCCGATCCAGATGAACGGCGACAGCTTCAACGAGACGACGAAGATCGATCTCGTCGAGCTGGGCGTCCTGGAGTTCGTCGACTTCCTGCAGGCCCAGAACGCCGACGTGAAGGTCGGCGTCGCCTACTTCGACGGCAGCCAGAGCGACGACCCCGCCGGCACCTCCCGGACGGGGATCCTCCAGCCGATGACGACCGACCTCTCCCAGATCACCGCCGCAGTGGGTAATCTCCGGCAGAAGCTCGCCAACGTGGTCAGCGGGGACTGGCCGACCGACCCGCTCGACGGCGACGGCGACCCGGACCCCGACAACGGTGCCGGTATCGCCGAGGGGACCTACATCGGCGAGGGTGTCAACGCCGCGCAGACCGAACTGGCCAACGAGGGCCGCGCGGGCGCCTCGAAGTCGAACATCGTCCTCTCTGACGGCCAGAGCTTCAACGGCCAGTCCAACAACCAGTTCATCTCTCCGATCGACGCGGCCGCCGACGCCCGGCTCGGTGCCGGGGACGGCGGGAACGACCCGGCGACGGACCTCTACACCATCTCCGTCGGCGAGGCCGACGACGCGACGCTCCTCTCGATGGCCGGCGCCGCAGGGACGGCCGTCGGCAGCGACAACGCGTACTTCGCCGATGTCGACGATCCGAACAACATCCCCGTGGTCTTCGGCAACCTCGCGGCCCGCTTCGGCGGCGAGGAGATCATCATCCAGGACACCCTGGCGAACGTCCTCGCGGAGCTGGCGGACGGGAACGGCATCCCGCTCGACGGCAACCGCGGGACGCTGTACGACGAACTCGAGGAGCCGGCCAACGACCCGGACCGCGACGCCTACCCCGCCAGCAACGGGTTCATGCACTGTGTCGCGCTCAAGTGGGAGCTCCCGGCCGACGTCGGCAACGAAGTGCAGGGTGACACCATCGGCTTCGACCTGGGCTTCTACACCGAGCAGGAGCGCAACAACGACGGCAGCGGTCCGGCGCCCGCCTGAGACCCACGCCACGCGGTGGCGACCCCGAGGACCTCGGGATCGCCCAGCCCGCACCTCCCGTGAGAGAGACCGGGGGGCGCGGGGACACACCCGGCGGACGGTTCCACCACGGCGGTTCGACTCCGCCGGTCGGGTCTCGCTTCGACATCCTCTGGCGGAAGGGATACACCGTGGCCGACGGACAGACGCCCTCGACGCGACGCAGGTTCGTCGTCTGTGTGCGGCTGGAACCTGCCCTGCTCCTGAAGCGACGGACAGCGTCCCCCCACCGAGCGACGGTTCGCGGCCCTCGTGCCCCGGCGGCTCGACTCCGCCATCCCGGTATTCCTCGGTCCGTCATCGCGAGCGTGCTGGGTTGACGGTCATCTCCGCATCCGTGGTGGGTTCGGCGCCGACACCGACACTGGTTGGTGGGCTGGACAACCCGCGGTCCGTCGCACTCCTGGACGGCTTCCCCGTGTCGCGCCCCGGCCACCCGATTCACGGGCCGGATGAACGGTCCTGAACGATCCGCGGAACCGTGGTAATGAGACCGTACCGCCGGTAATCAGACTGTACGCGACCCATACCTATGCCTTCCTCAAGCGAAGAGGGGATGTCGACCGGGCACTGCCCGGCCCCTCGCGACCGTCGCGGGGACAAGTAACACAGTATGACACATCTAACCCGACGCCAACTACTCGCCGCAGCCGGCGTCGCCGGAGTAGGCACTGGGCTCGCCGGCGCGGGACTGGCCCGCGCGACGGCCCGAGACCCGCCCTACACGCGGTACACCTATGCCGCGCCCGGTGACACCGACGAGCGGCGCCTCCGCGTCGCGTGGTACGAGACCTACACGACCGACGGCACCGAGACCTTCGTCGAGAGCACGAACAGCTCCGGCGAGACCGACCGGACCACGGTCTTCGATCCCGCGAGCGAGCCGACCTACGTGAACGACCCTGGCCCGGTCATCAGCCTGCCGAACGCCCTCCCGGGCGACTCCGGCGTGCTGGTCGTCGGGCTGGAGGCCCAGCCGGTCGACGTCGACGACGAGGGCGTCGACGTCTGGCTCCAGGTGGGACTGACAGAGAACGCCGAGAACGGCGTCAACGAGCCCGAGTCCCTCGCAGCGGGCGAGGACGACCCGCTCGGCCCCGACAGCGGCGACGCCGACTCGGGCGAGCTGGCCGACGCCATCGAGATCCGCGTCTGGAAGGACGGCGGCTTCATGACCGGCTGTGACGGGAACTACGACTCCCTCTCCGAGACCAGCCTCGCGAACGACTCCCTGGCGGCCGTGAGCTCGACCGACCCCCTCGCCGACGGCGAGCTGGTCGTCGAGTGCCTCCCGCAGGGGAGTGCCCGCTGCGTGGGTTTCCGCTGGGAACTCCCCGAGGAGACGGGGAACCACATCCAGGGTGACGGCGTCAGCTTCGACCTGCGGTTCCACGGGCAGTCCTGTGGCGCGGAGAACCCGTTCGCCGGAGGGTCGCAATGACCCAGCCGCGCGCGGGCATCGAGGACGAGCGTGCGCTGGCCGGTATGAGCCGGCGGCAGCTGCTCGCGGCGATGACGGCGGTCGGCGCGACCGGCGGCTTCGTCGGCGTCTCGACCGGCGCCAGCCTGTTCGACCGCGAGCGCCTCGGCGGGCGGTTCGTGGCCGGCGTCGTGGACCTCGGCATCCTGCACGCCGTGAACGACGGCCCCGAGCAGTACACCGACGGGAGTACCGTCTCGCTCGACCTGGGCGAGCTGGAGCCCGGCAGCGACAACGGCGGCCACGCCGACCTGCGCCTCCTGCTCCCCGAGACGGGGGACCCGGCGTCGCCGAACAACCCGGCCTACCCCTGGTTCCGCCCCTCGTGTATCGACACGTCGGGCGGGCTCGTCGACGACCTCCGGGTGACGCTGAAGTACGTCGACTGCGCCACCGGTGACGTGGGTGCGGTCCTGTTCCCGTGGGGCTCGCTCCGCGAGTTCGTCGAGACGTTCCACGAGGGGTTCGCCCTCGACGGCCGGGCCCGACCGAACCGCCAGCCCGGGAACCAGGCGTGCCTGGACGATTCGCTCTGCCTCCGGCTCGACTACTACCTCGTGAGCGACTTCGAGGGCAAGGGCGACGTGCGGGTCGACGTCGAC from Haloglomus litoreum includes the following:
- a CDS encoding choice-of-anchor W domain-containing protein translates to MSNNDDINPESTLYTLSRRKVLAGMGAVGLASAGAGLGTSALFSDTESFNNNVLTAGTLNLLVDYYSYWDQDIRGMGTVSGTADGPAVTAMLDDMKPGDEGLLAFCFRIDDNPAYIWLCGELVENAENGQNEAEENHSDDTSLDIGELADSIVVDVDYCDVAEDLDANGTDGFDPGDVSKIADVFDGTLAEFLALVNTGVPLDGDASGGVLAPGDQAPFDGLREEEIDNPCLCIEWEIPIEVGNEIQSDSLVFDLEFYAEQARNNDGTNNPCAPSITTRTGEGFAKQQEFGGGVEASFARGRYGNNAPPAPFEVGIGLPGSPTPNWQDQANYVWDSGVTVPFSYSQDGAGNGSFTLDGVMVSSGALPPANGKVAITTKADEATIDVANLVLELDGTPVSLSGPDAISASNDGSGREVTYLVFDTNVGDLANGFEVSGDVTVTLQGDYSGSDEDVAFDISVE
- a CDS encoding SipW-dependent-type signal peptide-containing protein; this encodes MPDNDNQLINLTRRQMLAGVGAVGLASAGAGLGTSALFRDTESFTGNSIVAGELDLLVDWQQHYEYFDGGMKHVFVNAHPDHDGDGEQSIEADNDAGQLKYSDFPDPNDPESIGANIPGLGCGNIPPLTEAAFGEDPFTGESMDTLVQLRDVKPGDMGEITFSLHLCDNPGYIWMQAGNVSQDGGTATEPELIDDPDNLGTLGDAIQATLWYDEDCDNVYDPAEPADIMLTLDFSGSMLYRRFGGVVSEAPIQMNGDSFNETTKIDLVELGVLEFVDFLQAQNADVKVGVAYFDGSQSDDPAGTSRTGILQPMTTDLSQITAAVGNLRQKLANVVSGDWPTDPLDGDGDPDPDNGAGIAEGTYIGEGVNAAQTELANEGRAGASKSNIVLSDGQSFNGQSNNQFISPIDAAADARLGAGDGGNDPATDLYTISVGEADDATLLSMAGAAGTAVGSDNAYFADVDDPNNIPVVFGNLAARFGGEEIIIQDTLANVLAELADGNGIPLDGNRGTLYDELEEPANDPDRDAYPASNGFMHCVALKWELPADVGNEVQGDTIGFDLGFYTEQERNNDGSGPAPA